GAGGCCGAGGAGATCGCCCCGCCGGCCGTCGAGGAGCGGCCCTTCCGGCGGGCGCTCGTCATCAGCCTGTTCAACCCGAAGGCGATCCTGTTCTTCGTCGCCTTCTTCGTTCAGTTCGTCGAGCCCGGGTACGCGTATCCGGCCCTGTCGTTCGTCGTGCTCGGGGCCTTCGCGCAGGTCGCGAGCTTCCTTTACCTCAGCGCGCTGATATTCGGCGGGACGAAGCTGGCGGCGGCGTTCGCGCGGCGCAGGCGGCTGTCCGCGGGGGCCACCTCCGCCGCGGGCGCGCTCTTCCTGGGCTTCGCCGTCAAGCTCTCACTGGCCACGCCCTAGGGCAACTCCGTTCAGGACGGATCCTGGGTGGCGACACCCACGACCGCCGCGTACTCCGGCAGGCCCCACGCCTGCTCAGCCGATCCGTCCGGCTCGCCGTACTCGCCCGCCCATCCCACGTATCCGTCCGGGCGGACGAGGAACACCCCGTTCCCGTACGCCTCGTACGTGGGGAAGCGGACCGTGCGGATGCCGGGGAGGTCCGGTGCCGCCTGCGCATTCGTGCCGACCGTGAGCAGTGTCCAGTGCGGGCCGCGGAAGGCGTCGAAGAGGCGGATCCCGGCCCGGGTGCCGTCCGGTGCGCGGTCGCCCGCCCGCAGGGCGTCCTCGGGCAGGCCCGCGCGTGTCTCCACCGCGAGCGCCGAGCCCCGGTAACCGAGGCCGAGCTGCTGGGTGGCCGCGCCGCGCCGCACCTCGCCGCGGTGGATGCCGGTGGACAGGCCCAGCATCTGCGCGGCGATGGGCATCCGCTCCTCCTCGTAGGAGTCGAGGAGGGCGGCCGGGGCGGACCCCCGCAGCACGGCCGCGAGTTTCCAGCCCAGGTTGTAGGCGTCCTGGACGCTGGTGTTGAGGCCCTGGCCGCCGGCGGGTGAGTGCACGTGGGCCGCGTCGCCCGCCAGGAAGACCCGCCCGTCCCGGAACCGGTCCGCCATCGCGGCCCGCGGCCGGAACTCGGAGGCCCAGCGGACCTCGGTCACGTCGTCCGCGGACAGGTGCGTGCGGGTGGCGACCAGCTTGCGGATGCCGTCGAGGGACAGGTCGGGCTCGGCGGACGGATCCGCGAAACCGGCCGCCAGCTGGAAGTCCTCGGTGTGGGGGAGGGGACAGATCCCCAGGAAGCCGCCCTGGAGGCCCGGGCCGGCCCCGGTGGGCGGGAAGAAGTGCCAGTTGTCGCGGTCGAGGCCGGTGACGCGGATGTCCGCGACCAGCGCCGGAGCCGGGTCCACGGTCTCGCCGGTCATCCCGATGCCCAGCGCGCGCCGCACCGCCGACCGGCCGCCGTCCGCGGCGACGGCGTAGCTGGCCCGCACCGGGGGACCGGACGCGAAGCTCGCCGTCACGCCGTCGGCGTCCTGGCCGAGGCCCACCAGTTCCCGGCCGAAGGCGACGCCGCCGCCCAGCTCCGTCAGGCGCGCGTACAGGATCTCCTGCGTCCTCCACTGCGGGACCATCAGCGCGAGGCCCGCGTACGGGTCGGCCTCCGTCGCCTCGACCTCGTCGGACATCCGGTGCTCGCCCTGCCGTTGCCCGTCCTTCCAGATCATCCCGACGGGGTACGTGCCGCCGCCGGCCCGGAGCGCGTCCAGTACGCCGAGGTCGTCGAAGACCTCCTGCGTGCGGGGCTGGATCCCTTTGCCCCGTGAGCCGGGGAAGAGGGTGGCTGCCCGTTCCACGACCAGGGCGGCTGTGCCGTGCCGGGCGAGGTCGAGCGCGAGGGCCAGCCCGGTGGGCCCGGCGCCCACGATCAGGACGTCGGTCTCCACGACCGCATCCACGACCGCGTTCACGTCAGTGTTCACGTCGGTGTTCATGACACTCTCCTTAACGTCGTTAAGTTCCGTGCGTCGAAGGATGCACTTAATGGCGTTAAGCTGTCAAGGAGGAACCTCCGGATAGGGTGCGACCGTGGCTGCAGGGAAGATCGACCGAGCGCAGGTGGCCGACACGGCGCTGCGTCTGCTGAACGAGGTCGGCCTCAACGGCCTCACCCTCCGAGCGATCGCCGACGAGCTGGACGTCAAGGCGCCCGCCCTCTACTGGCACTTCAAGGACAAGCAGGCGCTGCTGGACGAGATGGCGACGGAGATGTACCGGCGGATGGTCGCCGGTACCCCGATCCCGCCGGACACGGACTGGCGCGAGCGGCTGCTGGCCGCGAACCGGGGACTGCGCGCCGCGCTGCTGAGCTACCGCGACGGGGCCAAGGTCTTCAGCGGCTCCCGCTTCACCGGTACCGAGCACGCCGCGCAGATGGAGGAGAACCTGCGGGCCCTGGTGGACGCCGGCTTCACCCTCCAGCAGGCGGTACGCGCCTTCACCACCGCGTATCTGTTCACGGTGGGCTTCGTCACCGAGGAGCAGGGCGTGTATCCGGTGCCGGGGGAGCGCCGTGAGGGCTACGACGTGGAGGCGCGCGCCCGGATGCTCGCCGACCATCCCCTGTCGGCGGCGGCGGGCTCGGTGATCT
This sequence is a window from Streptomyces ortus. Protein-coding genes within it:
- the leuE gene encoding leucine efflux protein LeuE, producing MLGVTDLPTYLIGLVLIVLLPGPNSLYVLSVAARRGVRTGYQASAGVWCGDAVLMTLSAAGVASLLQANTLLFGIVKYAGAGYLTWLAFGMLRAAWQMWRTRRERGEAEEIAPPAVEERPFRRALVISLFNPKAILFFVAFFVQFVEPGYAYPALSFVVLGAFAQVASFLYLSALIFGGTKLAAAFARRRRLSAGATSAAGALFLGFAVKLSLATP
- a CDS encoding FAD-dependent oxidoreductase, whose protein sequence is MNTDVNTDVNAVVDAVVETDVLIVGAGPTGLALALDLARHGTAALVVERAATLFPGSRGKGIQPRTQEVFDDLGVLDALRAGGGTYPVGMIWKDGQRQGEHRMSDEVEATEADPYAGLALMVPQWRTQEILYARLTELGGGVAFGRELVGLGQDADGVTASFASGPPVRASYAVAADGGRSAVRRALGIGMTGETVDPAPALVADIRVTGLDRDNWHFFPPTGAGPGLQGGFLGICPLPHTEDFQLAAGFADPSAEPDLSLDGIRKLVATRTHLSADDVTEVRWASEFRPRAAMADRFRDGRVFLAGDAAHVHSPAGGQGLNTSVQDAYNLGWKLAAVLRGSAPAALLDSYEEERMPIAAQMLGLSTGIHRGEVRRGAATQQLGLGYRGSALAVETRAGLPEDALRAGDRAPDGTRAGIRLFDAFRGPHWTLLTVGTNAQAAPDLPGIRTVRFPTYEAYGNGVFLVRPDGYVGWAGEYGEPDGSAEQAWGLPEYAAVVGVATQDPS
- a CDS encoding TetR/AcrR family transcriptional regulator; the protein is MAAGKIDRAQVADTALRLLNEVGLNGLTLRAIADELDVKAPALYWHFKDKQALLDEMATEMYRRMVAGTPIPPDTDWRERLLAANRGLRAALLSYRDGAKVFSGSRFTGTEHAAQMEENLRALVDAGFTLQQAVRAFTTAYLFTVGFVTEEQGVYPVPGERREGYDVEARARMLADHPLSAAAGSVIFEGYDEGYEEGLKLLLAGIEARFGTG